From the Anaerolineales bacterium genome, one window contains:
- a CDS encoding cation transporter, whose protein sequence is MERSFLTRYAWLSIAAAVATIALKTTAYWLTDSVGLLSDAVESLVNLAGGVLALVVLNIAAQPPDEEHAYGHSKAEYFSSGVEGGLILLAAVSIAWAAIQRLLYPQPLEDIGLGLAVSVTASLINLGVALVIRRAGQRHNSPALQANSQHLLTDVWTSAGVLLAVGLVALSGWGWLDPVVALIVALNITWTGYRILRQSTEGLMDTALPAEELSQIQQILDRYTQDSVQFHALRTRQSGARRFVSMHVLVPGDWSVRRGHGLLEQLEGEIRASLENATVFTHLEALEDAASWDDQSLDRS, encoded by the coding sequence ATGGAACGCAGCTTTCTCACCCGCTATGCCTGGCTGTCCATCGCCGCCGCGGTGGCGACAATTGCCCTGAAAACCACCGCCTATTGGCTGACCGATTCGGTGGGCTTGCTCTCCGACGCGGTCGAATCGCTGGTAAACCTGGCGGGAGGCGTACTGGCCCTGGTGGTGCTCAACATCGCCGCCCAGCCGCCGGATGAGGAGCACGCCTACGGCCACAGCAAGGCGGAATATTTCTCCAGCGGTGTGGAAGGCGGGCTGATCTTGCTGGCGGCGGTGAGCATCGCCTGGGCCGCCATCCAGCGTCTGCTATACCCGCAACCGCTGGAAGATATCGGCCTGGGCTTGGCCGTCTCAGTGACGGCTTCGCTGATCAACCTGGGGGTCGCCCTGGTGATCCGCAGGGCCGGCCAGCGCCACAATTCGCCGGCTTTGCAAGCCAATAGCCAGCACTTGCTCACCGACGTGTGGACCTCCGCCGGGGTGCTGCTGGCGGTAGGCCTGGTGGCGCTGAGCGGCTGGGGCTGGCTGGACCCGGTTGTGGCGCTGATCGTGGCCTTGAACATCACCTGGACCGGCTACCGCATCCTGCGCCAATCAACCGAGGGCTTGATGGACACGGCCCTGCCCGCCGAAGAGCTGTCCCAGATCCAGCAAATTTTGGATAGATACACTCAGGACTCGGTGCAGTTTCACGCTCTGCGCACGCGGCAATCCGGGGCGCGGCGCTTCGTCTCGATGCACGTGCTGGTGCCCGGCGACTGGAGCGTGCGCCGCGGCCACGGTCTGCTGGAGCAGCTAGAAGGGGAGATCCGGGCCAGCTTGGAGAACGCTACGGTCTTCACGCACCTGGAGGCACTGGAAGATGCAGCCAGTTGGGATGATCAAAGCTTGGATCGATCATAA
- the prfB gene encoding peptide chain release factor 2, producing MAELEKQTAAPDLWDDPQAAQQLMKRAAALRDDIETWRKLENRISDALELAGLGDENLSEELGSESTALERELEQRELRTMLSGDYDAGDALLSINAGAGGTDSQDWAAMLQRMYLRWAEESGYKTEILDQTPGEEAGIKSVTIAIGGQYAYGYLRPEKGVHRLVRLSPFDSANRRHTSFAQVEVLPQVEDADVQINPNDLKIETFRSGGAGGQNVQKNDTAVRITHLPTGLVASCQNERSQTQNRENAMRVLKARLLEVQQAEKEKELALLRGDYQKAEWGSQIRSYVLHPYQMVKDHRTDHESGNTQAVLDGDLDEFIEAYLRSQIK from the coding sequence CTGGCCGAACTGGAGAAGCAAACGGCTGCGCCAGACCTGTGGGACGACCCACAGGCAGCCCAGCAATTGATGAAGCGCGCCGCTGCGCTGCGCGATGATATCGAGACCTGGCGCAAGCTGGAGAATCGCATCAGCGATGCGTTGGAACTGGCTGGGCTGGGTGACGAGAACCTGTCAGAAGAGTTGGGCAGCGAGTCGACTGCTTTGGAGCGCGAGCTCGAGCAGCGTGAGCTGCGTACCATGCTCTCCGGCGATTACGACGCGGGCGATGCGCTGCTGAGCATCAATGCCGGGGCGGGCGGCACCGACTCACAGGACTGGGCTGCCATGCTGCAGCGCATGTACCTGCGCTGGGCGGAAGAATCCGGCTACAAGACCGAGATCCTGGACCAAACCCCCGGCGAAGAAGCCGGCATTAAAAGCGTGACCATCGCCATCGGCGGGCAATACGCCTATGGTTACCTACGCCCGGAAAAGGGCGTGCACCGCCTGGTGCGCCTCTCGCCCTTTGACTCGGCCAATCGCCGGCACACCTCCTTCGCCCAGGTGGAAGTGCTGCCGCAGGTGGAAGATGCCGATGTGCAGATCAACCCCAATGACCTGAAGATCGAGACCTTCCGCTCCGGCGGCGCCGGCGGGCAAAACGTGCAAAAGAACGACACCGCCGTGCGCATCACGCACCTGCCCACTGGTCTGGTGGCCAGCTGCCAAAACGAGCGCTCGCAAACCCAAAACCGCGAAAATGCCATGCGCGTGCTGAAGGCGCGCCTGCTGGAAGTGCAGCAGGCTGAAAAAGAAAAAGAATTGGCCCTGCTGCGTGGCGATTACCAGAAAGCGGAATGGGGCAGCCAGATCCGCTCCTACGTGCTGCACCCCTACCAGATGGTCAAAGACCATCGCACGGACCACGAAAGCGGCAATACGCAGGCCGTCCTGGATGGTGACTTGGACGAATTCATTGAGGCATATTTGCGCTCCCAGATCAAGTAA
- the moaC gene encoding cyclic pyranopterin monophosphate synthase MoaC → MSAAKLSHVDQSGRARMVDVGEKPASQRIAVAEGWVRMQPETLALLRANALQKGDALAVAQVAGIQAAKRTAELIPFCHTLPLEHVAVEFELKDDLPGVRVTATVRITGKTGVEMEALTAVSVAALTLYDMAKSAEKSMRIENIRLLSKTGGKSGDYHAAE, encoded by the coding sequence ATGTCTGCTGCCAAACTAAGTCATGTAGATCAGAGCGGTCGCGCCCGGATGGTGGATGTGGGCGAGAAGCCCGCCAGCCAGCGCATTGCCGTAGCGGAAGGGTGGGTGCGCATGCAGCCTGAGACCCTGGCCTTGCTGCGCGCCAATGCCCTTCAAAAGGGCGATGCGCTGGCCGTTGCGCAGGTGGCGGGCATTCAGGCCGCCAAGCGCACCGCGGAGCTTATTCCCTTCTGTCACACATTGCCCTTGGAGCATGTGGCGGTTGAATTCGAATTGAAGGATGATCTGCCTGGGGTGCGCGTCACAGCCACTGTGCGCATCACCGGCAAAACCGGTGTAGAGATGGAAGCTCTGACCGCCGTTTCCGTGGCAGCGCTAACGCTCTATGACATGGCCAAGTCTGCCGAGAAAAGCATGCGGATTGAGAACATTCGCTTGCTGAGCAAGACGGGCGGCAAAAGCGGCGATTATCACGCCGCGGAGTAA
- the moaD gene encoding molybdopterin converting factor subunit 1 translates to MTRVQVFFFATLKDKAGVAEAELELPAGSRVADFRRQLAAQFPQLPQGRASLLVAVNQEYAFDEDLLPDGAQVAVFPPVSGGSGAPEVFSVTEHQIDLNQLLAGITTPSTGATCTFSGMVRGQTLRELPHETIRLEYEAYVPMAEAKMRQVAAEIRARWPAVQGIAIVQRIGVLLPGTPTVVIACSAAHRDSGVFEAARYGIDRLKEIVPVWKKEVGPQGEEWVEGEYIPEVGD, encoded by the coding sequence GTGACTAGAGTGCAGGTTTTCTTTTTCGCCACGCTGAAAGACAAGGCCGGCGTGGCCGAAGCCGAGCTGGAATTGCCGGCCGGCAGCCGTGTGGCTGACTTTCGTCGGCAGTTGGCGGCCCAGTTTCCCCAGCTGCCCCAGGGCAGAGCCAGCCTGCTGGTCGCCGTCAATCAGGAATATGCCTTTGATGAGGACTTGCTGCCAGACGGCGCCCAAGTGGCCGTGTTCCCTCCCGTCAGCGGCGGCAGTGGGGCACCTGAGGTCTTCTCGGTCACAGAGCATCAAATCGACTTGAACCAGTTGCTGGCGGGCATTACCACCCCCAGCACAGGCGCCACCTGCACTTTCAGTGGCATGGTGCGCGGCCAGACCCTGCGCGAGCTGCCGCATGAGACTATTCGCCTCGAGTACGAAGCCTACGTCCCGATGGCCGAAGCCAAGATGCGTCAGGTGGCAGCGGAGATCCGCGCGCGCTGGCCAGCAGTGCAAGGCATTGCGATTGTGCAGCGTATTGGCGTTTTGCTGCCCGGCACGCCCACGGTGGTCATCGCGTGCAGCGCAGCCCATCGTGACAGCGGTGTGTTTGAGGCCGCCCGCTATGGCATTGACCGGCTGAAAGAGATTGTCCCCGTGTGGAAAAAAGAAGTTGGCCCGCAAGGTGAAGAATGGGTCGAAGGGGAGTATATTCCAGAGGTGGGTGACTAG
- a CDS encoding pyridoxal-phosphate dependent enzyme: MAGPLSYSELDASQAGIWRYLKSLGLPSDGQQISLGEGNTPLVFGQGFGKQLAFKLESQNPSGSYKDRGSALLASWLLSRGVDEAVEDSSGNAGASFAAYAARAGIRARIFVPAAASGPKRKQIEAYGAELQAVEGPRSAAADAVQRAAADGAVYASHAYLPFGLPGIATIAYELCEQLGRAPGAVLAPVGHGSLLLGIALGFETLLAAGKIAALPQLIGVQARACAPLWSLSTQGYAGLAWVTEGETLAEGVRVRQPLRGDALLAAVERSGGQFAAVEENEILPARDALASVGLFVEPTSAIVWAALSQVAEALPDPVVLVLTGSGLKAL; encoded by the coding sequence TTGGCCGGTCCGCTTAGCTACTCCGAGCTTGACGCCAGCCAGGCCGGCATTTGGCGCTATCTCAAAAGCCTGGGCCTGCCAAGCGATGGACAGCAGATCAGTTTGGGGGAAGGCAATACGCCTCTGGTGTTTGGGCAGGGCTTTGGCAAGCAGCTGGCTTTTAAGCTTGAATCTCAAAATCCCAGCGGATCATACAAGGACCGCGGCAGTGCGCTCTTGGCCAGTTGGCTTTTGAGCCGTGGAGTTGACGAAGCCGTGGAAGATTCTTCCGGCAATGCCGGCGCGTCTTTTGCTGCCTATGCGGCCCGGGCGGGCATCCGCGCCCGGATCTTCGTGCCTGCTGCGGCCTCCGGCCCCAAACGCAAGCAGATCGAAGCCTATGGGGCTGAGCTGCAGGCGGTGGAAGGACCCCGCTCGGCTGCGGCTGATGCGGTGCAGCGTGCTGCCGCCGACGGCGCGGTGTACGCCAGCCATGCTTATTTGCCCTTTGGGCTGCCGGGCATTGCCACCATAGCCTATGAGTTGTGTGAGCAGTTAGGCCGCGCCCCCGGCGCCGTGCTCGCTCCGGTGGGACACGGCAGCCTGTTGTTGGGCATTGCGCTTGGCTTCGAGACCCTGCTGGCCGCCGGCAAAATTGCCGCGTTGCCACAGCTCATTGGTGTCCAGGCGCGTGCCTGCGCCCCTTTGTGGTCTCTTTCCACCCAGGGTTATGCGGGCCTGGCCTGGGTGACCGAAGGCGAAACCCTCGCAGAAGGCGTGCGTGTGCGCCAGCCGCTGCGCGGCGATGCGCTGCTCGCCGCCGTGGAACGCAGCGGTGGACAATTTGCCGCAGTGGAAGAGAATGAGATCCTGCCCGCCCGCGACGCTCTGGCCTCGGTAGGGTTATTTGTAGAGCCAACATCTGCCATCGTATGGGCTGCCTTGTCCCAAGTGGCAGAGGCATTGCCAGACCCGGTTGTGCTGGTGCTCACCGGTTCTGGCCTTAAAGCGCTTTAA
- the fabF gene encoding beta-ketoacyl-ACP synthase II, whose amino-acid sequence MAEKIVITGMGTVNAVGKSVEESWQNAVNGVSGLGPITLFDSSDHLVKVACEIKDFDPTLYVDPRETRRRDRYELFAAAAAQQAIQQSGLEITEKNAARIGTVISAAVGGLTSMEEGVLAAFQEGPRRVSPFMIPMLMPNGAAGLVGIDHGPKGPALSVASACASGQDGIGTAWMMLRSGMIDVAIAGAAEAVITKTAVSAFDRMQAMSRRLEGTPSPFDKRRDGLVIGEGAAVLVMETESHAKARGATILAELAGYSSSADAYHITAPHSEGIGGAQAIRNALDVAGINLDQVDYINAHGTGTVLNDLSETRAIKSVFGEQAYKLAVSSTKGVTGHMMGATGALETIFCVQTIRNGLIAPTINYLEPDPDCDLDYVPNKARETKVDVALTNAFGFGGHNAVLAVRKYQ is encoded by the coding sequence ATGGCTGAGAAAATCGTAATTACAGGCATGGGGACCGTCAATGCTGTCGGCAAGTCGGTCGAAGAAAGCTGGCAGAACGCAGTGAATGGTGTGTCGGGCTTGGGTCCGATCACGCTGTTCGACAGCAGTGATCATTTGGTCAAGGTGGCCTGCGAGATCAAGGACTTCGATCCTACGCTGTATGTCGACCCGCGCGAGACCCGCCGCCGCGACCGCTATGAATTGTTTGCCGCCGCCGCGGCCCAGCAGGCCATCCAGCAATCCGGCCTTGAGATCACGGAAAAGAACGCTGCCCGCATCGGCACCGTCATTTCTGCAGCTGTGGGCGGGCTGACCTCCATGGAAGAGGGCGTGCTGGCCGCTTTTCAGGAGGGTCCGCGGCGCGTCAGCCCTTTCATGATCCCGATGCTGATGCCCAACGGCGCCGCAGGCCTGGTCGGCATCGACCACGGCCCCAAAGGACCGGCGCTCTCGGTCGCCTCTGCCTGCGCCTCCGGCCAGGATGGGATTGGCACGGCGTGGATGATGCTGCGCTCCGGCATGATCGATGTGGCCATTGCCGGCGCGGCTGAAGCAGTCATCACCAAGACGGCTGTCTCCGCCTTTGACCGTATGCAGGCCATGTCTCGCCGTCTGGAGGGCACGCCCAGCCCGTTCGATAAGCGGCGGGATGGGCTGGTGATCGGCGAAGGGGCGGCGGTTCTGGTGATGGAAACCGAGTCGCATGCCAAGGCGCGCGGTGCCACCATTCTCGCCGAATTGGCTGGTTATTCCTCCTCGGCAGACGCATATCACATCACCGCCCCGCATTCCGAAGGCATTGGCGGCGCTCAGGCGATCCGCAATGCCCTGGACGTGGCTGGCATCAATTTGGACCAGGTGGATTACATCAACGCCCACGGTACTGGCACGGTGCTCAATGATCTCTCCGAGACACGCGCCATCAAATCCGTGTTTGGCGAGCAAGCCTACAAGCTGGCCGTTTCCTCCACCAAGGGCGTGACCGGCCATATGATGGGTGCTACCGGCGCCCTGGAGACCATCTTCTGTGTGCAGACCATCCGCAACGGTTTGATTGCCCCAACCATCAATTACCTGGAGCCAGACCCGGACTGCGACCTGGATTACGTGCCCAACAAGGCCCGCGAAACCAAGGTGGACGTGGCCCTGACCAACGCTTTTGGCTTTGGCGGCCACAACGCGGTGTTGGCTGTGCGCAAGTACCAATAA
- the rnc gene encoding ribonuclease III, whose amino-acid sequence MSNAHGPGLETPQSFAARLGLPIKDMRLLARALTHRSFLNEHAEALEDNERLEFLGDAVLDFVVGAWLYRYFPYMSEGEMTRRRAALVSTEQLGQFGAEVGIGRALRIGHGEEEGGGRTRQAMLCNAFEALIGALYLDGGIESVRDFVHPMLEVAEEKISRLGDRDPKSMLQEAVQAEGNSAPFYKIVEETGPDHSKHFVVEVLVEGRSIGRGEGSSKQAASKEAAREALQKMERM is encoded by the coding sequence ATGTCGAATGCACACGGCCCCGGGCTGGAAACACCCCAGAGCTTCGCTGCTCGCTTAGGCTTGCCAATTAAGGATATGCGCCTGCTGGCCAGAGCGCTGACACATCGTTCTTTTCTGAACGAGCACGCCGAGGCGTTAGAGGATAACGAGCGTCTTGAGTTTCTCGGCGATGCCGTCCTGGACTTTGTCGTAGGCGCCTGGCTCTACCGCTATTTTCCCTACATGTCCGAAGGGGAGATGACCCGGCGGCGGGCTGCCCTGGTGAGCACAGAGCAACTGGGGCAATTTGGCGCAGAGGTCGGCATCGGGCGCGCCTTGCGCATTGGGCATGGCGAAGAGGAGGGCGGGGGGCGCACCCGGCAGGCCATGCTCTGCAACGCTTTTGAAGCTTTGATCGGCGCCTTGTACCTGGATGGCGGCATAGAATCTGTGCGTGATTTTGTGCATCCCATGCTTGAGGTAGCTGAGGAGAAGATCAGCCGCCTGGGCGACCGGGACCCAAAGAGCATGCTGCAGGAAGCCGTGCAGGCAGAGGGTAACTCTGCCCCGTTTTACAAGATTGTGGAAGAAACTGGTCCGGACCACAGCAAACACTTTGTTGTGGAGGTGCTGGTCGAAGGGCGCTCGATTGGCCGGGGTGAAGGCTCCAGCAAACAAGCGGCCAGCAAAGAGGCGGCGCGTGAGGCTTTGCAGAAAATGGAAAGGATGTAG
- the smc gene encoding chromosome segregation protein SMC: MRLKSLELNGYKTFASKMLFEFSDSITAVVGPNGSGKSNIADALRWVLGEQSYGVLRGRKTEDMIFSGSEKRARSGMASVTVTFDNSDGWLPLDFSEVAITRRAYRDGQNEYLINQQKVRLKDVTELLAQSGLSERTYTVIGQGLVDAALTLKSDERRRLFEEAAGIGLYRTRKDQSLRRLETTLRNLERVEDILAELRPRVRSLERQAARAEEYSRLRADLRATLRQWYGYHWHSAQGELRARRKDAEQREQELNTAREQQRVLNEEVNQLRAQTQELRNQLNDWRRRLVELHASREDATKGLAVADERRRALAERREALTEEHKRIEGELRVLGDRLQEAKKDTQQYEVEAGEAQAKLDEANRDLAERQASREANAAKIEAARDFISRLERQHVGLVAQREQFQSKQARLQSEVAELQHNLGNLDADLANLQEQASAGQQAAERAESALQAALAELEQTELALDAERKRLDADEIKNRQLLARQAGLLAEIAGMEQAQLTASGFAEGARVLLEAAQQKRLGLRKGSLGRELVVPAELERAISAALGNYLDAVVLVDGKDADAALDILGTQAAAGALVPSGSGAVRMQAAPSGGLLGVAADLVQAPEELRSALDLLLGRTLVVSNRADAKPALERHPEATSVVTLAGELFHRSGQIEVRAPKAAAGLARPRQERELRIELEKVDAELETNQGSVQRLKGHIETAQEQVQHSQAAVQERRAELDAARRAVQERGLEVSQLENQLEWFRTQQRSLETEAATTLTELAGLADSEAGILQQQVTAKQDLENLIGSIEDVPTDEQHAQVAHWEMRLAVGQRALQEAQRRVQERRQALQLAKDQLAAQQERQAEVEDQARALAAEIEQLGGQGDTMGGEIAQIQAEIAPAEARLTEADAHLAQKQAAESQAMQTLSAAERNHTQAQIAMARQQEALDTLRSRVEDDFGLVAFQYEEGISGPTPLPLGNLVEQLPMLTELDPELEEVLKAQRAQIRRLGSVNLEAQQEYGEIKERVESMETQVSDLRSAETDLKQVISELDALMENEFRDTFERVAAEFKVIFGRLFNGGSARLVLTEEADMAATGIDIEARLPGKRAQRLALLSGGERSLTATALVFALLKASPTPFCVMDEVDAMLDEANVGRFTEVLRELSENTQFVVITHNRNTVQIADVIYGITMGRDTASQMISLKLDEVGEEYTR; this comes from the coding sequence GTGCGGCTTAAATCTCTTGAACTGAACGGTTACAAAACCTTTGCCAGCAAAATGCTGTTCGAGTTCTCGGACAGCATTACTGCGGTTGTTGGCCCCAACGGCTCTGGCAAGTCCAATATTGCCGATGCGCTGCGCTGGGTGCTGGGGGAGCAGTCCTACGGCGTTCTGCGCGGCCGCAAAACCGAGGACATGATCTTCTCCGGCTCCGAGAAGCGTGCTCGTTCGGGTATGGCCTCCGTCACGGTGACCTTTGATAACAGCGATGGCTGGCTGCCTCTGGACTTTTCGGAGGTGGCCATCACGCGCCGCGCCTACCGAGATGGACAGAACGAATATCTCATCAACCAGCAGAAGGTGCGGCTGAAAGATGTGACCGAATTGTTGGCCCAGTCGGGTCTTTCTGAGCGCACTTATACCGTCATCGGCCAGGGCCTGGTGGATGCGGCGCTGACGTTGAAGTCCGACGAACGGCGCCGCTTGTTTGAGGAAGCTGCAGGCATTGGCCTGTACCGCACGCGCAAGGACCAATCCCTGCGCCGCCTGGAAACCACGCTGCGCAATTTGGAACGTGTCGAAGACATCCTGGCGGAGCTGCGCCCGCGCGTGCGCAGCCTGGAGCGCCAGGCCGCCCGCGCAGAGGAGTATTCCCGCCTGCGTGCCGATCTGAGAGCCACTCTGCGCCAATGGTATGGCTATCACTGGCATAGCGCACAAGGTGAGTTGCGCGCCCGGCGCAAGGACGCTGAGCAGCGTGAGCAGGAACTGAACACGGCCCGTGAGCAGCAGCGTGTGCTGAACGAAGAAGTCAATCAGTTGCGCGCACAGACGCAGGAGCTGCGCAACCAATTGAATGATTGGCGCCGGCGTCTGGTGGAACTGCATGCCAGTCGTGAGGATGCCACCAAAGGCTTGGCTGTGGCCGACGAGCGGCGGCGCGCCCTGGCCGAGCGCCGCGAAGCGCTAACCGAGGAGCACAAGCGCATTGAAGGCGAATTGCGTGTCTTGGGTGATCGCTTGCAGGAAGCTAAAAAGGATACCCAGCAATACGAAGTGGAAGCCGGCGAAGCTCAGGCCAAGCTGGATGAAGCCAATCGAGATTTGGCCGAGCGCCAGGCATCTAGAGAGGCCAATGCCGCCAAGATTGAAGCCGCCCGTGATTTCATCTCTCGATTGGAACGCCAGCATGTCGGCCTGGTGGCCCAGCGCGAGCAATTCCAATCCAAACAGGCCCGCTTGCAATCTGAAGTGGCGGAATTGCAGCACAACCTAGGCAATCTTGACGCCGACCTGGCCAATCTGCAAGAGCAGGCCTCGGCTGGGCAGCAGGCTGCCGAGCGCGCCGAGAGCGCTCTGCAAGCGGCACTGGCGGAGCTGGAGCAAACAGAGCTGGCTCTGGATGCTGAGCGCAAGAGGCTGGATGCAGACGAGATCAAGAACCGCCAACTTTTGGCGCGCCAAGCGGGTTTGCTGGCCGAAATTGCAGGCATGGAGCAGGCGCAGCTGACTGCCTCAGGTTTTGCTGAAGGCGCCCGTGTGCTGTTAGAGGCGGCTCAGCAGAAGCGCTTGGGCCTGCGCAAGGGCAGCCTGGGGCGTGAACTGGTTGTGCCGGCAGAACTGGAGCGCGCCATTTCGGCGGCTCTGGGCAATTACTTGGATGCCGTCGTTTTGGTGGATGGCAAAGATGCGGATGCCGCCCTGGATATTTTGGGGACACAGGCTGCGGCCGGCGCCTTGGTACCCTCTGGCAGCGGTGCGGTGCGCATGCAGGCGGCTCCCTCTGGTGGCTTGCTGGGCGTGGCGGCAGACTTGGTGCAGGCGCCCGAAGAATTGCGCAGCGCGCTGGATCTGCTCTTGGGCCGCACCTTGGTGGTGTCCAACCGGGCCGATGCCAAACCGGCCCTGGAGCGCCATCCTGAGGCCACCAGTGTGGTCACCCTGGCGGGCGAGCTATTCCATCGCTCTGGCCAGATCGAAGTGCGCGCCCCGAAGGCCGCCGCCGGGCTGGCCAGGCCCAGGCAGGAACGTGAGCTGCGTATTGAGCTGGAGAAGGTGGATGCTGAGCTGGAGACCAATCAAGGGTCGGTGCAACGCCTTAAGGGCCATATAGAGACAGCGCAGGAGCAAGTGCAGCACAGCCAGGCTGCCGTTCAGGAACGTCGTGCCGAGCTCGACGCCGCTCGCCGGGCTGTGCAGGAGCGTGGCCTGGAAGTCAGCCAGTTGGAAAACCAACTGGAGTGGTTCCGCACCCAGCAGCGCAGCCTGGAAACAGAGGCGGCGACCACCCTGACGGAGCTGGCCGGCCTGGCAGACTCGGAAGCCGGCATCCTCCAGCAGCAAGTCACCGCCAAGCAGGACCTGGAAAACTTGATCGGCTCTATTGAAGACGTACCTACAGATGAGCAGCACGCCCAGGTGGCACACTGGGAAATGCGCCTGGCCGTGGGCCAGCGCGCTTTGCAAGAGGCGCAGCGCCGCGTGCAGGAGCGCCGACAGGCCTTGCAGCTTGCTAAGGACCAGCTGGCCGCTCAGCAGGAGCGTCAGGCCGAGGTCGAGGACCAGGCGCGGGCGCTTGCTGCGGAGATTGAGCAGTTGGGCGGGCAGGGCGACACGATGGGCGGCGAGATAGCCCAAATACAAGCCGAAATTGCTCCGGCTGAAGCCAGGTTGACCGAGGCTGACGCTCACCTGGCGCAAAAGCAGGCTGCCGAGAGCCAGGCCATGCAGACGCTCAGCGCTGCGGAGCGCAACCACACCCAGGCCCAGATTGCGATGGCCCGCCAGCAAGAAGCCTTGGACACTCTGCGTTCACGGGTGGAGGACGACTTTGGCTTGGTGGCGTTCCAGTACGAAGAAGGCATTTCCGGGCCTACACCACTGCCTTTGGGCAACCTGGTGGAGCAACTCCCGATGCTCACCGAGCTGGACCCTGAGTTGGAGGAAGTGCTCAAGGCGCAACGCGCCCAGATCCGGCGTTTAGGATCTGTCAATCTGGAAGCCCAGCAGGAATATGGCGAGATCAAAGAGCGCGTCGAGAGCATGGAAACGCAAGTCAGTGACCTGCGTTCTGCCGAAACCGATCTGAAGCAAGTCATTTCTGAGCTGGACGCACTGATGGAAAATGAATTCCGAGACACCTTTGAACGCGTGGCTGCGGAATTCAAGGTCATTTTTGGCCGTCTGTTCAACGGCGGGTCCGCCCGTTTGGTGCTGACAGAAGAAGCCGACATGGCTGCAACAGGCATTGATATTGAGGCGCGCCTGCCCGGCAAGCGCGCCCAGCGCTTGGCGCTGCTTTCCGGCGGCGAGCGCAGTCTGACCGCTACGGCTTTGGTGTTTGCCTTGCTCAAAGCTTCACCCACTCCGTTTTGCGTCATGGACGAAGTGGACGCCATGCTGGACGAGGCCAATGTGGGCCGCTTTACCGAGGTACTGCGCGAATTGAGCGAGAACACGCAGTTTGTGGTCATTACGCACAACCGCAACACGGTGCAGATCGCAGACGTTATCTACGGAATTACCATGGGCCGTGATACCGCCAGCCAGATGATCAGTTTGAAACTGGACGAGGTTGGAGAGGAATACACACGCTAA
- a CDS encoding PspC domain-containing protein, translating to MRNRLRRSKSDRIVAGVCGGLGEFFGISAFWFRLMFFLAALPGGVPGILSYFVCWLIIPRE from the coding sequence ATGAGAAATAGATTGCGTCGTTCGAAGAGTGATCGGATTGTCGCTGGGGTTTGCGGCGGTCTGGGCGAGTTCTTTGGAATAAGCGCCTTTTGGTTTCGGCTGATGTTTTTCCTGGCTGCACTTCCGGGTGGGGTGCCTGGCATCCTCAGTTACTTCGTCTGCTGGTTGATCATTCCAAGAGAGTAA